One Thiocapsa sp. genomic window, CGCATCGCCGCCAACGGGGATGTCGCCAACAAGATCGGGACCTACGGCCTCGCGATCCTCGCGAAATATCACGGCATCAAATTCATGGTCGCGGCACCCACGTCCACCATCGACATGGAGGTCGCCCGCGGCAAGGAGATTCCGATCGAGGAGCGCGATCCGGAAGAGCTGCTGAGCTGCGGCGAGCGGCGTCTCGCACCCGTCGGATGTGTCGCCCGCAACCCGGTGTTCGACGTCACACCGGCGGAGCTGGTCGATGCCATCGTGACCGAGTGCGGGGTCGTGCTTCGGCCGACGAAGGAGAAAATGCGGGCCTTGATGGGCGGATTCGGGCTCTAAACCGCGTCCGGAGCGAGATGCTCACTTTCGAGTGAGTTCGAAGGTTGGTGAATCCACGCCCCTTAGCGGGGGGCGCGGTTCAGGAATTTAAAGAACAAGGAAGGTTAAACCGCGTCCCGGACGAAGCGCGGGTCTGCTCTCACCGTTGGACTCACCTTGGCTCAGCATCTCGTTCCGGACGCGGTTATGTCGGGGTGGTCGGATTCTTCCGGCCACTCCCTGACCCCTACTCTCGGCGGCGGCGCAGCGTCACGCTCTCCCCGCCGATACCCCAGTTGTCGGTCTCCACCTCGTCGATGACGACCATCGTCGTCTGCGGATTCTTTCCGAGCACGTCGACCAGCAGCTGTG contains:
- a CDS encoding 4-oxalocrotonate tautomerase family protein — its product is MPYVNIKITREGATAEQKAALIQGVTQLLVDVLGKNPQTTMVVIDEVETDNWGIGGESVTLRRRRE